Proteins encoded in a region of the Candidatus Aminicenantes bacterium genome:
- a CDS encoding HD domain-containing protein, which produces MNNPTSPFDREIHAEMARWRSRIEFPAGNRTEAESPERMTHTQAMLFARDLNRTYEAMKKAHRDLNQSYMDTLESLILASEFKDGDTGSHIKRIGRFSTLITEKLDLSRSVVEQIGLASAMHDIGKIGIPDHILLKKGRLSHSEFAVMKTHTLIGARILAGSHSEILRMAHNIALSHHEWWNGEGYPCGLKGMEIPLEGRIVALADFFDACTSKRPYRDALPFASVIEMIRDLSGRQFESRLVKLLLDNQEEIKQLMKENGQSKL; this is translated from the coding sequence ATGAACAACCCAACATCTCCGTTTGACCGCGAGATTCACGCCGAGATGGCGAGATGGCGCAGCCGCATTGAATTCCCCGCGGGAAATCGAACTGAAGCCGAGTCGCCCGAACGCATGACCCACACCCAGGCCATGCTTTTCGCCCGCGACCTGAACCGCACGTACGAGGCCATGAAAAAGGCCCACCGGGATCTCAACCAATCCTACATGGATACCCTGGAAAGCCTGATTTTAGCCTCTGAATTCAAGGACGGCGACACGGGAAGCCATATCAAGCGCATCGGCCGTTTCAGCACCCTGATCACGGAAAAACTGGACCTGTCCCGATCCGTGGTTGAACAGATCGGCCTGGCCTCGGCCATGCATGATATCGGCAAGATCGGCATTCCCGACCACATTCTTTTGAAAAAGGGCAGATTGTCCCACAGTGAGTTCGCCGTGATGAAGACCCACACCCTGATCGGCGCCCGCATCCTGGCGGGCTCACACTCCGAGATTCTGCGCATGGCCCACAACATCGCCCTTTCCCACCATGAGTGGTGGAACGGCGAAGGTTACCCCTGTGGCTTGAAAGGCATGGAGATCCCGCTGGAAGGACGTATCGTGGCCCTGGCCGATTTTTTCGACGCGTGCACTTCAAAACGGCCGTACCGGGACGCGCTTCCCTTCGCGTCGGTGATCGAGATGATTCGCGACCTGTCGGGGCGGCAATTCGAGTCCCGGTTGGTGAAACTGCTCCTGGACAACCAGGAAGAGATCAAACAGTTGATGAAAGAAAATGGCCAATCAAAACTTTAA
- a CDS encoding response regulator, whose amino-acid sequence MTHENDLTASVKKKKVLIVERETEIRDLLRITLECGGIENLIILSRGQAAMRTALRERPDLILTGVDLSDEMDGFDLTREIKLRKDFRGIVLILSANTQKRDIENGLAAGADAYLTKPFSPNELLETVLSMLKRPHTNAMFPAISMHRGETIHEQPNISV is encoded by the coding sequence ATGACACATGAAAACGATCTCACGGCATCAGTGAAAAAGAAAAAGGTGCTGATCGTGGAAAGAGAGACGGAGATCCGCGACTTGCTGCGCATTACCCTGGAGTGCGGCGGCATTGAAAACCTGATCATTCTTTCCAGGGGACAGGCGGCGATGCGGACGGCCCTGCGGGAAAGACCGGACCTGATCCTTACCGGGGTCGACCTGTCGGATGAAATGGACGGGTTCGACCTCACCAGGGAAATCAAGCTGCGAAAGGATTTCCGGGGCATTGTGCTCATCCTGTCGGCCAACACGCAGAAACGGGATATCGAGAACGGCCTGGCCGCCGGAGCCGACGCCTACCTGACCAAGCCTTTCAGCCCGAATGAATTGCTGGAAACCGTCCTGAGCATGTTGAAGCGGCCTCATACAAACGCAATGTTCCCGGCCATTTCAATGCACAGGGGAGAAACCATCCATGAACAACCCAACATCTCCGTTTGA
- a CDS encoding response regulator, which yields MKTILIVDDQMEVCELVDVTLSADDVRIIKASKGDEAIEIAQREKPDLIIMDIMMPGKINGIEATRILKSDKSTRHISILMLTAKGQDRDLEEGFKAGADAYFIKPFSPLELIRKVEEVFES from the coding sequence ATGAAAACCATTTTAATTGTCGACGATCAAATGGAAGTCTGCGAGCTGGTGGATGTCACCCTGAGCGCCGACGATGTCCGCATCATCAAAGCCTCAAAGGGAGATGAGGCCATCGAGATCGCACAGCGGGAAAAGCCGGATCTCATTATCATGGACATCATGATGCCGGGAAAGATCAACGGCATCGAAGCCACGCGCATTCTCAAATCAGATAAAAGCACGCGGCACATCTCCATCCTGATGCTGACGGCAAAGGGGCAGGACCGGGACCTGGAAGAGGGGTTCAAGGCGGGCGCGGACGCCTATTTCATTAAACCCTTCAGCCCCCTGGAGTTGATCCGCAAGGTCGAAGAGGTATTCGAGTCCTGA